In a genomic window of Dyadobacter fermentans DSM 18053:
- a CDS encoding TolC family protein, which yields MRFYLIGLLVCASVFVQAQDTLKVTVRQADSLFLKNNLTLLAERYQIDIAKAAEIQDKLWDNPNLSIELSAYNPSRGWLDVGRGGQKFISLQQVITRAGKRTKQVALDVETTRKTELEFFDLARTLKFDLRQLFFETHFLGQTLQLLDNQIATLATTVEAFDREYGRNNVSLKEVVRLKALLFQLRNNRADILFEITENQRDLRIYFNSEAYVVPVVDSLEMARYRLEKQTPGDLRELALLRRTDLKVAESAVKQAELNYNLQKALAKPNIEVGAVYDQASNYQFHYFGLSASMNLPFFNRNQGNIRAAKSGISYFKTRETAKRNSIANEVNAAWNKVTIAENAFRSVETRFSDQFSQLNRGMYDNFQKRNITLLEFIDFIETYNESIREFNRLQADRIKVYEELNFVVGEELFGL from the coding sequence ATGCGATTTTACCTGATCGGGCTACTGGTCTGTGCGAGCGTATTCGTGCAGGCACAGGACACCCTCAAAGTGACCGTCCGGCAGGCGGACAGTCTCTTTTTGAAAAACAACCTGACCCTGCTCGCCGAACGTTACCAGATCGACATCGCGAAGGCCGCCGAAATCCAGGACAAACTTTGGGATAATCCCAACCTGAGCATCGAACTGAGTGCCTACAACCCCTCGCGCGGATGGCTGGATGTGGGCAGGGGAGGCCAGAAGTTCATAAGCCTGCAACAGGTGATCACCCGCGCCGGCAAGCGCACGAAGCAAGTGGCGCTGGATGTGGAGACGACCCGGAAAACGGAGCTGGAATTTTTCGACCTGGCCCGCACGCTGAAATTCGATCTCCGGCAACTGTTTTTCGAAACCCATTTCCTGGGGCAGACCTTGCAACTGCTGGATAATCAGATCGCTACGCTGGCGACCACCGTCGAGGCGTTTGATCGGGAATATGGCCGGAACAATGTGTCGCTCAAAGAAGTGGTGCGTTTGAAAGCCCTGCTGTTCCAGCTTCGCAACAACCGGGCGGATATTCTGTTTGAAATAACTGAAAACCAGCGTGATTTACGGATTTACTTCAACAGCGAAGCCTACGTGGTGCCGGTGGTCGACAGCCTGGAAATGGCCCGGTACCGGCTGGAAAAGCAAACGCCCGGCGACCTCCGCGAGCTCGCATTGCTGCGCCGGACGGACCTGAAAGTGGCCGAGTCGGCCGTGAAGCAGGCGGAATTGAATTACAACCTGCAAAAGGCGCTGGCCAAACCGAATATCGAAGTGGGGGCCGTGTACGATCAGGCGAGCAACTATCAGTTCCATTATTTCGGGCTTTCTGCATCGATGAACCTGCCGTTCTTCAATCGGAACCAGGGTAACATCCGCGCGGCGAAAAGCGGTATCAGCTATTTCAAAACGCGGGAAACCGCCAAACGAAACAGCATCGCCAACGAGGTAAATGCCGCCTGGAACAAGGTAACCATTGCGGAAAATGCATTCAGGAGCGTGGAGACAAGGTTTTCCGATCAGTTTTCGCAGCTCAATCGCGGCATGTACGACAATTTTCAAAAAAGAAATATAACCCTCCTCGAATTCATTGATTTCATCGAAACCTACAACGAAAGCATCCGGGAGTTCAACCGGTTGCAGGCCGACCGGATTAAGGTCTACGAAGAGCTGAACTTTGTAGTCGGGGAAGAATTATTCGGCCTTTAA
- a CDS encoding efflux RND transporter periplasmic adaptor subunit — MQKLVIAMVGGIVALSAASCRKQASQQEESKAFMLSDSMMRQIVLDTVRTETVRNELTLVGKVVPDENRVIRVFPLVGGNVEDVKVELGDHVRKGQELATIRSGEVADLERQMIEAQSDLLIAQKNLSSTEDLFESKLVPERDMITARQMVDKAQAELDRVKAISSIYGVSKSASYVVRAPIDGFIVDKNVNRGTQLRSDNAESLFTVGQISDVWVMANVNESDIPKIRLGMSADIKTISFPDEVFKGKVDKIYNVLDPETRAMKIRIQLSNASFRLKPEMHATVSLNFEENTRMQSIPSKAVIFDRSKNWVLVFTSQSNIEARPVDVFRNLSKRAYISEGLADGEMVVSHNQLLIYNALNQ, encoded by the coding sequence ATGCAAAAATTAGTGATTGCGATGGTGGGCGGCATCGTCGCTCTCTCGGCGGCGTCGTGCCGGAAGCAAGCCAGCCAGCAGGAAGAATCGAAGGCATTCATGCTGTCGGATTCGATGATGCGGCAAATCGTGCTGGACACGGTGCGCACGGAAACAGTGCGGAACGAGCTCACCCTCGTGGGGAAGGTCGTGCCGGATGAAAACCGGGTGATCCGGGTGTTTCCGCTCGTGGGCGGGAATGTGGAGGACGTGAAGGTGGAGCTGGGCGACCATGTGCGCAAAGGGCAGGAACTGGCCACGATCCGCTCCGGCGAGGTGGCCGACCTCGAACGGCAGATGATCGAGGCGCAGTCGGATCTGCTGATCGCGCAGAAGAACCTGTCGTCCACGGAAGACCTTTTCGAAAGCAAGCTCGTTCCCGAGCGCGACATGATCACGGCGCGGCAAATGGTGGACAAGGCCCAGGCGGAGCTCGATCGCGTGAAGGCGATTTCATCGATTTACGGCGTTTCAAAGTCGGCCAGCTATGTCGTGCGGGCGCCGATCGACGGCTTTATTGTGGACAAAAACGTGAACCGCGGCACGCAGCTGCGCTCCGACAATGCTGAAAGCCTTTTCACCGTGGGGCAAATCTCCGACGTGTGGGTGATGGCGAACGTGAATGAAAGCGATATTCCCAAAATCCGCCTCGGTATGTCCGCGGACATCAAGACGATCAGCTTCCCCGACGAAGTCTTCAAAGGCAAAGTGGATAAAATCTACAACGTGCTCGACCCCGAAACGCGGGCGATGAAAATCCGCATTCAGCTTTCGAACGCGAGTTTCAGGCTGAAACCCGAAATGCATGCCACGGTAAGCCTCAACTTCGAGGAAAACACACGCATGCAGTCAATCCCGTCGAAGGCGGTGATTTTCGATCGCAGCAAAAACTGGGTGCTGGTGTTCACAAGCCAAAGCAACATCGAAGCCCGCCCGGTGGACGTTTTCCGCAACCTCTCCAAACGCGCCTACATCAGCGAAGGCCTTGCAGATGGCGAGATGGTGGTGTCTCATAATCAATTGCTTATCTATAATGCGCTTAATCAATGA